One Anthonomus grandis grandis chromosome 14, icAntGran1.3, whole genome shotgun sequence DNA window includes the following coding sequences:
- the LOC126744702 gene encoding S-phase kinase-associated protein 1 isoform X1 yields MVRIKMPKIKLQSSDGEVFDVDVEIAKCSVTIKTMLEDLGMDEEEEEVVPLPNVNSAILRKVLQWANFHKEDPPPPEDDENKEKRTDDISSWDADFLKVDQGTLFELILAANYLDIKGLLDVTCKTVANMIKGKAPEEIRKTFNIKNDFTASEEDQVRKENEWCEEK; encoded by the exons ATGGTGCG AATTAAGATGCCCAAGATCAAGCTTCAGTCCTCCGATGGAGAGGTGTTCGATGTCGATGTGGAGATTGCCAAGTGTTCGGTTACTATAAAAACCATGTTGGAGGACTTGGGAATGGacgaggaggaggaggaggtgGTACCGTTGCCCAACGTTAACTCTGCTATTCTTCGCAAGGTTTTACAGTGGGCCAACTTCCATAAGGAAGATCCACCGCCACCAGAGGATGACGAGAACAAAG AAAAACGTACCGATGACATTTCATCCTGGGACGCCGATTTCCTGAAGGTGGACCAAGGAACCCTCTTTGAATTGATCCTCGCGGCAAACTACTTGGACATCAAGGGATTACTGGACGTCACTTGCAAGACGGTCGCCAACATGATCAAAGGCAAAGCACCGGAGGAAATCCGTAAAACGTTCAACATCAAAAACGATTTTACCGCCTCCGAGGAGGATCAGGTCCGCAAGGAAAACGAATGGTGcgaagaaaagtaa
- the LOC126744702 gene encoding S-phase kinase-associated protein 1 isoform X2 — translation MPKIKLQSSDGEVFDVDVEIAKCSVTIKTMLEDLGMDEEEEEVVPLPNVNSAILRKVLQWANFHKEDPPPPEDDENKEKRTDDISSWDADFLKVDQGTLFELILAANYLDIKGLLDVTCKTVANMIKGKAPEEIRKTFNIKNDFTASEEDQVRKENEWCEEK, via the exons ATGCCCAAGATCAAGCTTCAGTCCTCCGATGGAGAGGTGTTCGATGTCGATGTGGAGATTGCCAAGTGTTCGGTTACTATAAAAACCATGTTGGAGGACTTGGGAATGGacgaggaggaggaggaggtgGTACCGTTGCCCAACGTTAACTCTGCTATTCTTCGCAAGGTTTTACAGTGGGCCAACTTCCATAAGGAAGATCCACCGCCACCAGAGGATGACGAGAACAAAG AAAAACGTACCGATGACATTTCATCCTGGGACGCCGATTTCCTGAAGGTGGACCAAGGAACCCTCTTTGAATTGATCCTCGCGGCAAACTACTTGGACATCAAGGGATTACTGGACGTCACTTGCAAGACGGTCGCCAACATGATCAAAGGCAAAGCACCGGAGGAAATCCGTAAAACGTTCAACATCAAAAACGATTTTACCGCCTCCGAGGAGGATCAGGTCCGCAAGGAAAACGAATGGTGcgaagaaaagtaa